A genomic region of Zalophus californianus isolate mZalCal1 chromosome 1, mZalCal1.pri.v2, whole genome shotgun sequence contains the following coding sequences:
- the HRG gene encoding LOW QUALITY PROTEIN: histidine-rich glycoprotein (The sequence of the model RefSeq protein was modified relative to this genomic sequence to represent the inferred CDS: inserted 2 bases in 1 codon; deleted 3 bases in 2 codons), which yields MSAFRLALLLIPLIALQNSAMSPADCDATEPFAGKVLGQLNKGQRQGYLFQLLQVADAHVDKEESVAVYYLVWDVKESDCSVLSGRHWDDCEPTLSKCVSDIVIGQCKVIATQCLNDSQHLXVNDYNCTTRSVSSALANTKDIPVLFDFLEEPELYRKLTDKALEKYQQENGDFASFRVDRVERVVRGRGEERTNYYVDFSVRNCSRRPHFPRHPYVFGFCRADLSYDVGVSDLETPEDIAINCEVFNFEECRNISGIPHHFGHPHHSGGHEHSLAGRPPFKPDEFRDHHHPHKPHTFECPPLLEDRPPFQAEASPLLPPLGSRCHHPHFGTSGTHGHPHNRSSREHHPHGPPRHGSPCHGPPHQGPPPHGPMPHGPPPHRPPPHGHHPHGHHPHGHHPHDHHPHRHHPHGHHPHGHDFLDHGPCDPPPHGVGVGPEDHQGPEDHHRQGHGPPSRHSEERGPGKRPFPFHWRQMGYVYQLPPLKEGEVLPLPEANFPSFSLPGDNNPLKPEIQPFPQSVSESCPGTFKSEFSHVSKFFAYLLPK from the exons atgagtgCCTTCAGGTTAGCACTGCTCCTCATCCCTTTAATCGCGCTGCAGAACTCCGCCATGAGTCCTGCAGACTGCGACGCTACTGAGCCCTTTGCTGGGAAAGTGCTAGGCCAGCTCAAt aagggacagaggcagggctACCTTTTCCAGTTGCTGCAGGTCGCTGATGCCCATGTGGACAAAGAG GAATCTGTGGCTGTCTATTACTTAGTCTGGGATGTGAAAGAATCTGACTGTTCAGTCCTATCAGGGAGACACTGGGATGACTGTGAGCCCACTCTTTCTAAATGTGTATCTGATATA GTGATTGGACAGTGTAAGGTAATAGCGACACAATGTTTGAATGACTCTCAGCATTT AGTGAATGACTATAACTGCACCACAAGGTCTG tCTCTTCGGCACTGGCCAATACCAAAGACATCCCTGTACTCTTCGACTTCTTAGAAGAGCCTGAGCTTTATAGAAAACTAACCGACAAAGCCCTTGAGAAGTACCAACAGGAAAATGGAGATTTTGCCTCTTTCAGAGTGGACCGCGTGGAGAGAGTTGTCAGAGGG agaggagaggaaagaaccaACTACTATGTGGACTTCTCTGTGAGGAACTGCTCCAGGAGACCCCATTTTCCCAGGCACCCTTAT GTCTTTGGATTCTGCAGAGCAGATTTGTCCTATGATGTAGGAGTCTCTGACTTGGAAACCCCGGAAGacattgccataaactgtgaagtCTTCAATTTTGAG GAATGTAGAAACATCAGTGGTATACCACACCATTTTGGCCATCCCCACCACTCTGGTGGGCATGAGCATTCTCTTGCTGGCAGGCCTCCATTTAAGCCTGATGAATTTAGAGATCACCATCATCCCCACAAGCCACATACATTTGAATGCCCACCTCTTCTAGAAGACAGACCACCATTTCAGGCAGAAGCTTCTCCACTGTTGCCCCCTCTAGGGTCAAGATGTCATCACCCCCACTTTGGCACCAGTGGGACCCATGGACACCCTCATAATCGTAGTTCCAGGGAGCACCATCCCCATGGACCCCCTCGTCATGGATCCCCTTGTCATGGACCCCCTCATCAAGGACCCCCTCCTCATGGGCCCATGCCTCACGGGCCCCCTCCTCACAGACCCCCTCCTCACGGGCATCATCCCCATGGCCACCATCCCCATGGACACCATCCCCATGATCACCATCCCCATAGGCATCATCCCCATGGACACCATCCCCATGGACACGATTTCCTTGACCATGGGCCTTGTGACCCACCACCCcatggt gtgggggtgggtccCGAAGATCACCAGGGTCCCGAAGATCACCATCGCCAGGGACATGGCCCACCATCTAGGCACTCAGAAGAAAGAGGTCCAGGTAAAAGACCCTTTCCCTTCCACTGGAGACAAATGGGATATGTTTACCAGCTCCCTCCACTAAAGGAAGGTGAGGTTCTTCCTCTTCCCGAAGCCAATTTTCCCAGCTTCTCATTGCCAGGTGACAACAATCCTCTAAAGCCAGAAATTCAGCCCTTCCCTCAATCAGTTTCTGAATCATGCCCAGGGACATTTAAGAGTGAGTTTTCACATGTCTCGAAGTTTTTTGCATACTTGCTtccaaaataa